AGAAAAGCTTTCTATATGGCAGGACAGGGGGATTTAGATTCTAGTTATGGTAACTATAGTTATGGGCAACAAAGAACCTCACATAGCCCTATGTATAGAATGGCCGACACAACTATATCTAACTCAAGCAGAGGAAATGGCTATGACCGAAGTTCTGAGTCCTCATCCTTGGCATTTAAGCCCACAAAGCAGCTAGCTCCTACTGATCAGCAAAGAAAATTTAGCAATCAGTCAACGAGAGCGCTTACACCACCTTCATATAGCACTGGAAAGAATTCGAGATCAAGTGACGCTTTTGGCAAATACAACTCATCGGCAATCAATGAACACGGCGAGGAGCATAGACAGCTACTCCCGCATAGTCTGCAAGGCCCTGGACTTCATACAGCTACCTCATCCAACCACTCTGTGGACGAACAGCTGaagaacactgatactcacctcattGACCTTGTAACTAATGAGATTATCAACCAGGGACATCCAGTTGACTGGGATGAAATTGCTGGCCTTGATTTGGTAAAGGCATTTATAAAGGAAGAAGTATTATGGCCTGTCATTAGATCTGATGCATTCAGTGGACTTACGGCCTTGCCTCGAAGCATACTTTTATTTGGACCTAGGGGAACAGGCAAAACATTATTGGGCAGATGTATAGCTAGCCAGCTCGGTGCCACGTTCTTTAAAATTGCCGGCTCTAATCTTGTCACAAAGTGGATCAACGAAGGCGAAAAAATCGTCCACGCCTCGTTCCTTGTGGCAAGGTGTCGGCAACCTTCTGTGATTTTTGTAAGTGACATAGACATGCTACTTTCTTCCCAAGTAGGTGAAGAACACAATCCCGTAAGCCGAATGAGAACAGAGTTTCTTATGCAGTTAGATTCCGTTCTTTCATCTGCTGAGGACCAAATAGTTGTAATTTGTGCCACAAGTAAACCCGAAGAAATAGATGAATCTCTTCGGAGATATTTCATGAAGAGACTTCTTATCCCACTTCCAGACAGCACAGCCAGACATCAAATCATAATACAATTGCTCTCACAGCACAATTACTGTCTCAACGACAAAGAAGTTGCACTCCTAGTCCAGCGCACAGAAGGTTTTTCTGGACTGGATGTGGCTCGCTTGTGTCAGGAAGCTGTGGTTGGCCCTCTCCACGCCATACCACCCTCAGACCTCTCAGCCATTATGCCGAGCCAGCTGAGGCCTGTAACATACCAAGACTTTGAAAATGTATTCTGCAAGATTCAGCCTAGCATATCACAGAAAGAACTTGATACATATATTGAATGGAACAAAATGTTTGGTTGCAGTCAGTGATAATAAACATTGCAGTCAATGCTGGCATACAGATGTAGGCGACCAAGGGGGTAGGAGTCCCTTTTGGCAGTGGCCTATATGTTCAAGGTACCAAGGCAGCCACAATAAACTTGCATCTTCAGAGTGATGGTAGACTTTAATGTGCATCAAACAGCCAATGTTCTGAATCGAATGACGTGACAGTGAGCATATTTTAATGCTTAATTCTGTGTTACGGAAATCGGCACTCGAAAAGAAGCAGGGTGGACATAGGTTGACGTCGGAAAGACATGAATCCCGTGTATTGATTCCATTCTGCTGTTCTTGAGATTTAGTTGCTGTCAAGTGCCTCAAGTggtgctttattttatttttttttgtttgcctcACAATTACATTGGTGGCATGTGCTAATATAAAGAGCTTTAACTTCAAACATTAATGGACTATAGACGAACCGATAAGTTGAAAGACAGAGCGCCAGATTTTCTTGCCATGTTACGAGCAACGGTATTCCTCAAATCCTGTCTGTTCTGCAGAAGGGATAAGAAAATTAATCTGGAACTTCATTTCTGTAGTTTATTTCTTTTAATGTTCTGTCTGCAAAAatgacaaacaaacaaacaaaaaaaaacctcaggaaAGTTGATTTGTACAGTACCTCAAAGGAATGTGTCGAAAGCACTATTTACTGCTGAGAGAGGTGGTTGGCGTCATTGTTGCTTTATATTACAAATGTATGTTTacctcaacaaaaaaaaaaaaaattggaaagtgGCATGGAAAATTTACTTTGAATGTATTTGGTTGATTCTAAAGAAAATGGCTGATGTCTTGCCATATTAATTTGTAACTGATTTCTCCCTATGTAAATGACACATTATTCAGAATGACCATTTACGATATTAAATCAAAGGCTTTTTTTAATAAGTTGAGATGGTGCAagtattctttatatatatttacagagaCAAAAAAAATTTTATGACCGGTATAAAGTCGACGATCGTCCAACAACGGTAAAACcattttattaagaaaaaaatctatatatatattaatttgtaACCACTGACACTGTAGGTAGCCTTTGTATATCCCGGCCATACAGTCGTTCAACATCGTAGAGTTCTACAGTTGGCACATTGGTCAAGAAGACCAGCAAAATGGTTACGACTAGTGTTgatttgaatagtattcgaaactatgtatcgaatacctcgctcccataggaatgaatgggagcgggggaactgcaaggggttaagcgccggccggccccattcattcctatggagcaaggtattcaaaactatagtttcgaatactattcgctcatctctagttacgacaggttaaaaaaaaatagggtaTCAGATCCAGTATTGGCTAAAAGGATTGTCCCACAATCACACTTTGTCCATTATTCATAATATGGAGACAAAAAAAGAGAACAGCACTGAGCTGCATATGGTGACGTAACGTAAGGTAAAAAAAATGGGTCTTGAAATAAGAGCTTCTCACCTTACATGGTTGTGATGACCACAACCACTTTAGAAGTTGTGAGCCACTttttagggggcgttcctccctagGTGTTGGAGTTGCAGGACCCGTGCCATCCTAGGTGTCGATTCAATGCCAATAGGACCAGAAGATATAGATCACCGCACTTCACCTTATGTTAATAAACGTTCTTTATTGATGTCCAAGttaaaacacaacgcgtttcgggctatctgccctttctcaagtgtatggaCTTCAGCGTTGAGCTGGATGCTTATCTTAAGCATCCAGCTCGACGCTGAAGTCCATACATTTGAGAAAGGGCagatagcccgaaacgcgttggatATCAATAAACAACGTTTATTAACATAAGGTGAAGCGCAGTGATCTATATCTTCTGGTCCTACTGGCATTATTTATAAAATGGACTACTTGTGGCTTCAATTCTAGGATTACCACCTATGCCCAAAAACTGGAGTCTTAGGACCCCCTCCCATTGGAGTGTATGCTGCCTCTTTATTCAAAGTCTATGGTATTGACAGTCTCCATCAGTCATATAATTTTGCAAGATGGGTTAGTAGACATGTCTGACTATCTCTTTATTAAAACATAGGTTCTCTTGAGGCGATAAGTAGTGATTGTTGGACAACCCTTTCAAAGTAAATAGGGTTTAGGCCTGGCTCATACAATAATTATTGGGAGTGTAGTCAAGGAGCTAGTATAATTCGACCacgtaataaaaataaatacattacaaggtttacaaaaAAATCAACttgatagaattttttttgtgaACATCGCAAGGTCTTGATTGGAAACCATTGTGGTGAAGTTCATTTATATCTCTATAAACCAGGCCTcgtcccctttttttttctcaattccaaAAACACTTCCTAACCTTGTTATTCTTCATTACTGGGGCTTATGGCTGGTGCACCTAAAAAGTTTCAGCCTTCCAAAGTCAAGCTGATCTATGGGCTGAAGACAGTCAGTATTAGCATTGCAACCAAAATACTTGCAAGAGTGAGATGTACttataaagtttttaaaaatttttatttaagaaaaatgtaCTGTGGGGTTCTTGTAGCTGTGTTTGGTCCAGAAGACATGCATTTCTACATCTGTCATGCAACCTTATCTCCCTTTATCTAAATCATATGCCCTTCCATTTCTGAAGAACTATTTTGTTGACCCTCTTTTTTTTCCAAACTGGAAAATTTAAGCTTTATTGCATAACTATAATTTTACAGATATTTAACATTGATTTATTTGTTATTGTTGTTCGTTATGTGAAATTATTTCTTgagtttttaatattttatggCTGCCAATACTGGTTCCAATTtgtcttgtgtgttttttttcccccctacagGCTTTTTCCTATGTACGTTTACTACGTCTTTTTTAACAACTGTTAATACTTGTGACAttttctcattttattttttctCCCCCTATCTTGTACCGTCACTTGTTGTGGTGTGTTTATTTTCGCAGTTTTGTTATTTCCGACCTATAATGACAGCTAATTGATGCTGGATGATCTATTTGATGGAGGAGTAGTGTACAGATTCTCGCTGTCTTACGCCTGCCAACTCATGAACAGGACAGCTGGGCTTTTTCTGAATGTATTGTTTTGTTTACTATAAATGGAGACAGTGGTAAAGCTGTTCCAAGGCACTGGCAATTGATGTACATTTTAGACATTAAATAAATGCACTGAACGTCGTACAGAGAAATTCCattacattttgcttcattttttttttattttttattttttttgtttactctcagaaacaattttttttttctaattatttttAGGAAAATTTGATGTtacaaaaaaatgagaaaaaaaaaatgaaattgcaCTTCCAAAGACAAAAAATACGCATTGAGAATCAAACCtattttccaaaaataaatgGGTGCCAACAATAAAAACTGTAATtgcatgtctcttcttctttaaACCTAGAATTCTCATCTTTTACCTCTTTCAGGAGCGAGTACGTTATTAGTAAGTTATCTTGTGAGCAAAAGTTAAAGGATTTTCTGTGGTTCAAAGTAACTATTAAATTCATTGtgttatattttaataaaaaatattcgaaatactaaaatattactatta
This region of Leptodactylus fuscus isolate aLepFus1 chromosome 8, aLepFus1.hap2, whole genome shotgun sequence genomic DNA includes:
- the FIGN gene encoding fidgetin; amino-acid sequence: MISSSSVYGLKMQWTPEHAQWPEQHFDISSTTRSPAHKVEAYRGHLQRTYQYAWANDDISALTASNLLKKYAEKYSGILEGSMERPLLSNYTEAPSGLVNGRKNDGEPWQSSLNSENVYPMNCVSDVIAASKTGVGATIPPSDVSASIGSSPGVGSNLTEPSYSSSTCGSHSVPSLHSGLPSQEYGTGYNGSYLHSSYSSQSASALPSPHPSPLHSSGLLQPPPPPPPPPSLVPGYNGASNLSSYNYPPAGYPTQSSVGSGYSPGSAPPPSAYLPSGIPAPTPLPPTTVPGYSYQTHGLTPITPSSASSLKRKAFYMAGQGDLDSSYGNYSYGQQRTSHSPMYRMADTTISNSSRGNGYDRSSESSSLAFKPTKQLAPTDQQRKFSNQSTRALTPPSYSTGKNSRSSDAFGKYNSSAINEHGEEHRQLLPHSLQGPGLHTATSSNHSVDEQLKNTDTHLIDLVTNEIINQGHPVDWDEIAGLDLVKAFIKEEVLWPVIRSDAFSGLTALPRSILLFGPRGTGKTLLGRCIASQLGATFFKIAGSNLVTKWINEGEKIVHASFLVARCRQPSVIFVSDIDMLLSSQVGEEHNPVSRMRTEFLMQLDSVLSSAEDQIVVICATSKPEEIDESLRRYFMKRLLIPLPDSTARHQIIIQLLSQHNYCLNDKEVALLVQRTEGFSGLDVARLCQEAVVGPLHAIPPSDLSAIMPSQLRPVTYQDFENVFCKIQPSISQKELDTYIEWNKMFGCSQ